Part of the Malaclemys terrapin pileata isolate rMalTer1 chromosome 17, rMalTer1.hap1, whole genome shotgun sequence genome, GATGTGTTTTGCAGAAATGGGGTTTTTCACTGGGTTTGCTAACCGTGAGAAACTCTCTTTTAGTTTACAGTCTTAGGTCCAAATCGTCAACCCCACTTTAGCTGTGCTGGGCCATTCCAGCAGCaccaaggaaaacaaaaattagtAGATCCAGCTATCTGAGGATTTCCCCTTACAGCTGTCAgtttgcggggggtggggggtgactgGGAGAAGTATATGGCAAGAACACCCTTACACTCCAGTGATCCCCTGGCTACAGGAATGATCCCTTGGAGACCATTATAGCTGGTAGACCATAGAGCAGTCCTGAGGTTGCTCTAAGTTATGCCAGGGGGTGAACTGACATCCAGCAGCCCTGGGGATCAAGGTATGTTTACAGTGCAATCATAGGGTAGGATTCCAGCTCATGTAGCCATACATgagttagctttaatctagctagcttgagCACGGAAGCAatgaaggagcagcagcaggcactTCAGCACGGACTACCCCCGTGAGTAATTAGTGTTGCAGGCGGCCGTGCACAGCATACACTGAAGTGGGGACTCCCACAGCTTCACTTCTCTGGTACCCAAGCGAATTAGAttaaatcaagcttggatgtCTCTCCGTGAGCTGCAATCCTACCCCATCATTGCAGGGGAGACGCACCTTTAGAGCCACGTTTGCTGCCTCCAAACTGTGTCGAGCAGAGTTCTGGCactgctgaagatctggctcctaGAATTGACAGCACCTCTGACCGGTCCCCCTGGAAGTGCTAGCATGGGCCCTGAATCCTGCAAATTCACTTTAAGAACCGGAATTTTCTCAGGGATTTTGAGAAGGACTCATTAAACTTCTCACTAGCGAAGTTGTAGATCAAGGGATTGAGACAGCAGTTCACCATGGTGAAAAGCCAAGAGGCATAATACACAATTTCCACCTGGTGCAGGCGCTCACAGGACAGGTCGTAATACTTTACAATCACTCCTATGGTCCGGCTCACATGCAGTGGCACAAAGCAGATGACAAAGATAGCCAGGGACACCATTATCATCTGTAAGGACTTCGTTTTCATCACCCTGCCCCGGAGGCTCGTACTGTTCATTTTAGCAATGGTAGCTCCCAGCAAGGCATAGCAGGTCAAGGAGATGCCAAAGGGGAGGAGGAAGTTGACCGTCACCAGGAAGATACTGTAGTACAAGTAAAGAGAGGTGAACTCCGATTGATGGATACTCATGCATTTCACAGAGCCATCGATGGATGAAGTCTTGAGGACGACGAACAAGGGCAGCCCTTGGATGCTTAGGAGAAACCATACAAACAAGCTGAGCTTCTTCAGGAAGGACTTCTTCTTCCAAAGGGTCCTGGAGCTGTAGTGAACGACAGCAATGTACCTGTGAATGCTGATGAGCGTCAGGAAGTAGATGCTGCCATATAAGTGAGTGCTGAGGATGAAGATTTTGAGCTGGCAGAGGAACTGACCAAATGGCCAGCTGTTGCCCATGCTGAAATAGGCAACAATCAGCGGCACAATGGGAATAAGAAGGGCATCCGCTAAGACTAGGTTGAACTGGAGGATCATGCCAGAATTCCACTGCTTGATATGGAACCAGAATATCCACAGACTGATGCTGTTCAGAACGAGGCAGGCCAAGAAGAGAATGCTCAGCAGGACGGGGATGAcatggggcagcacctgtggcttGCACTCTGTGCTGGCGTTCGTGACAGGATGAAAGCTGGTGGCGCTAAACAATTGGGAAGAAGTCTCCATACTTTGGGTGACCTGCAGCAGAAGGGGCAAGAAAGAGAAAGTATTGACACTTTTAGGGTCCCTCTTCTCCTTTGATGAGATAACGATGAGCCGAATTTTAGAACAATGCCAGGAAGTATGTCAGAAGCAGGTCTGCAGCACAGTTACTGGGTCCTGCAAGTCCACTGCAATATGATGTCCCTTTGGCTAACGGCATCTGCCAAGCATATTAAACTAAGTATTTAGCCAACCAAAGAATGAGATACAGTAGATAGGGCTGAATTTGGCTTGCTCTTTCATAAGCAAATGCAAACCCATGGAAAACAGTAGCTTTGAGCCTGCTTATACCAGGGTTCAATTTTCCCAGTGTATTACGGGGAAAGCGAAAAGGTTACATTTAAAGCACCGAGCAAATTATTATAGGTGGGTCCTAAGAACTGAAGTCCTGTCTGCTCCCCATGGACCTGTAAATAGCTGGGATGTTTTTCTTAGTAATAGGGGCTTTGGCCAAAAGTTTCCCCTCTTCCCACTGTTGTGCGAGGTGTTTTACATGGCTGATTGCTGCCCTttgccccagagatggctgcatttcagttgtgTAGCATACTTTCTGAAGCACTTTTGGATTCTTCAGTAATGTCAGGCATTACTGACTACCCCAGGGGAAACGTTGGAACAAATGAGCCCTGACCCAGTGTATTTTTAAACACTTGGTTCCAAAAGCCACTTGTAAAATGCTGGAATCATCCACTTTAGAAAGACTTCACACCCGTTCAATGAAATATTCAACTGCATTTCCCTCTCAGTGCATTGTCTTATGGGTCTTGTAATTCAGGTGGATCTGACCcagaagaaaatatttcagttcaatTTTCCTGATGGCAAATTGGaatttctccccgcccccccccccccccgaaagttttgattttgcagaaattgCATTTGCTGTCAGAAAATCATCCCGGCAGGAAATTCCCAACGCGCTGGGAGGCAGCAAACGCCTCCCAGGTCAGgtactgagactcaggagagcaATATCTGATATTGTTGAGCATAAGCCCTACTTCAGAGCGCACCAGTCCTGGGGTCTTTTGttgagggagggcagaggggatgAGAGTGATGATGGACTGCTCTGCCACTCCCCCCAAGTCTTTCCTGGTGTTAACCCCTCCACCTCCCAAGCCCTGTAACACAGCTACCTTTCTTCCCGCCAACAAGGACCAGACGGGATTCCCCTTTGGGACCCCCAAATGCTGCTCTTTTAATTAGAATCTTCAGGGCAGGACACAGAGCTGTGACCTGGCAGGCACACATGGGACTTGGTTCATTTTAATTGACCATCACCTGGGCCCACACAAGTGAAGCCCTCAGCCCCACTGACAGGTTGTTTACTGctcaattttcaaacatgggagCCTAACGTTGGGGATGGAGGTCATGGGTAGAGCCACGCAGCTtcaccccttccacccaaggccctgcccgtaccccacctctgccagagcctcGAGCGCCCCCCCTTCCTCACAACCGGAGGAGCCCCAGCCGAACCCCCCCGGGCTCCTGCcagcttgggggagagggtggagcatgggcggggccaaaGTTTATCCTCCCCTGGCCTGTTATAcctgtgtcataaacatacagttaaggattaattcctcttttacctgtaaggggttaagaagttcacataacctggctgacacctgaccagagggacCAACGGGGGACAAGATGCTttcaaagagggaggagggaaaagccTTTGTCTGTTCTGTGTGGGCTTTTGCCAGACAGGGAGAAGGAACCATCCCACTCTTAACACGGTAGTGAGTAATTAGAGAAGGAATGTATTAAATTTCTGTTGCAAAATAGAGGGAGAATCAAATTgggtttctgtgtaactttaaagttttgcccagagggaaatcctctgtgttttgaatctgttgtctgtgagattaTCTTGCTTTCTTATCTCacagaggtattcctttcacctttttttttggctttaattaaaattcttcttttaaggggaaaaaaaagtaatttaataAATTCTTTCTCTAATTACTACTCTGTTAGGAGTGGGATGGTTCCTTCTCCCTGT contains:
- the LOC128825425 gene encoding P2Y purinoceptor 2-like; this translates as METSSQLFSATSFHPVTNASTECKPQVLPHVIPVLLSILFLACLVLNSISLWIFWFHIKQWNSGMILQFNLVLADALLIPIVPLIVAYFSMGNSWPFGQFLCQLKIFILSTHLYGSIYFLTLISIHRYIAVVHYSSRTLWKKKSFLKKLSLFVWFLLSIQGLPLFVVLKTSSIDGSVKCMSIHQSEFTSLYLYYSIFLVTVNFLLPFGISLTCYALLGATIAKMNSTSLRGRVMKTKSLQMIMVSLAIFVICFVPLHVSRTIGVIVKYYDLSCERLHQVEIVYYASWLFTMVNCCLNPLIYNFASEKFNESFSKSLRKFRFLK